The region TGGTCGAAGCGCCGGGGCTTGACCATCAGGCGGACACGCTGCTCCCAGAAGGCCAGGGCGGCTCCAAAGCCACCAGTGGGGGGATCGAGACGGCGGGCGATCATTTCAGGAGCCTCATACGGGCTGGGGCACGCTTCCACACACCTTCCACACCATGTCGGGAAGTATACGACAGCCCACTTCTCTAGGAAACGGGTGCGGTCTGGCCGGCAAGGAGAAAGGTCCCCAGGGCCAGGGGCGCCGAGCGGAGGGAGGCGGGCTACCCTGGGGGCATGTGGGCCCAGCACCTCCTGACGCTGCCGCCAAAGCCGCGCGGCTTCCATCTGATCACCCGTGAAGTCGTCGCCGCCGTGCCGGAGTTGCCAGAGATTCACGCTGGGTTGCTGCACGTCTTTCTTCAGCACACGTCGGCCAGCCTGACGGTCAGCGAGAACGCTTCCCCCGATGTGCGGCGCGACTTCGAGCGTTACTTTGACCGTGCGGTACCCGACGGCTGGGCCGACTTTGAGCACACCCTGGAAGGCCCCGACGACATGGCGGCCCATATCAAGGCGAGCGTGCTCGGCGCGGCGATGAGTCTTCCGGTACGCCAGGGCCAGCTGGCCCTCGGCACCTGGCAGGGCATCTACCTGTGCGAGCACCGAGGGCGCGGCGGCCCGCGCCGGCTCGTGCTGACGCTGCAAGGCGCCGGCTGAGCATCAATCGCAGCGCCGGACGACGGAACTTCCCGCTCCCAGCTGATTGATGCCAAGGCGTTCGGCGCTCTGGCAGTCGAGCCCGGTGCCCGGAGCGGCGAGGTCAAGGGCAAGTTTGCCCCGGTTGACGTAGGCGATCAGGGCTCCGCAGCTCTCCTCCGCCTGACAGTTCTTGCTCAGAGCCCCGTCGAAAATGTCGGCCAGGACGCGGCCATGCTCGTCGCGCTGGCCCTGGTCGCTCAGCGCGCCATGCTGCAAGATGGCGAGTCCCGCTGCGTGCGCCTGATCGGCCAGCCAGCCAGCGAAATTGAGCCGCTGCTGCCGCGCCCGGGCGTCCTCGGTCCTACCGGCCCCCCCCAGATCGCCCGGGTCCACGGCGTCGAAGCCCCGGACCACGCAGGCACCCAAGCGGCGGGTAAGCAGGACACCAAGCGCGGAACCGGGCCGCGTCGCCTGCCCCAGGTCGAGGCCTGCGCCCGACCGCCGCATCTGGGGGGTGAAGAGGTCCGCGTCGGGACTCTGGGAATCAAACGTCGTCAGGTTCAGGCGGCAGATGGTGTAGATGCCGCGCTCCTTCAGCGCCGCGACCTGCGCCGGCTTGGTGCTCAGACCGTCGAGGCCGATCAGGGTCACGTCGTCAGGAAGCTGGTCCAGGCCCAGTTGCTCGCCCGGACGCAGCCACATCCATCCCACCCGACCCGCCGGCGGCAGGTGTGGGCCGGTGGAGACGGGGGCAATCGCTTCAGCTTGCAGCGTATCGGCCCCTGGGGCGCTCGGCAGGGTCTCGGCGGGGGCGGTCGGTGCAGGCGTCAGCGCTCCGGCCACCGGGGGGGCCGGGTCTGCCCTGTCGCACCCCGTGAGCAAGGCGGCGCTGACCAGGAGGACGGGCATGAGGCGGCGCGGGCACATGCCCCGAGCTTAGACCCGGTTCACTTACAGCAGCGGCACGGCCTCGAGTTCGTCTCCTTCCTTAACCTGCCCCTCGCCGGCAGGCACGACCACGAGGGCGTTCGCCTCGCTCAGCGACCTCAGCACGCCGCTGCCCTGCTGGCCGTAGTGGCGTACGCCCCCATCCGGCTCCAGCACCGCGCGCCAAAAAGCCGCCTTATCACTCAGTCGGCGAAACGGCGTCAGGGCGCGGGCGCGGACGGTCGGCAGCGCCTCACCGGTCAGCACCGGCCTCACGATCACGCGGAACACGACGAGGCTGCTCACCGGGTTGCCGGGCAGCCCGAAGACGGGCAGGCTTCCCCAGCGCCCGCACAGCGCGGGGCCGCCGGGGCGCATCCGGACCTTCCAGAAGCTGACCTCTCCTTCGCCGAGCAGCAGGTCGCGCATGAAGTCGTAGCGGCCCATGCTGACGCCGCCGCTCGTGAGCAGCAGGTCGGCGCCGCCCGCCGCGTCCAGGCGCGCGCGCAGGCCAGCGGGCGAGTCGGGCGCCCGTCCGAGGTCGAGCACCTCGCACCCGGCCTCGGTCAGCCCCGCCCAGAGGCCGACGCTGTTCGAGTCGTAGACCTGCCCCGGCGCCAGCGGCCCGGCGCCCGGCGTTACGAGTTCGTCGCCGGTCGCGAGCAGCGCCACCCGCCAGCGCCGCCGCACCGGCACCTCGGCGTGCCCGAGCGCGGCGGCCAGGGCGAGCCGCGCCGGGTTCAGGCGCCCGCCCGCGCGCAGCACCGTCTCGCCCGCGCGAAAGTCACCGCCTTCCGGGCGCACGTCGTTCGGGGACGCGGGGCGGCGCAGCGCTACAGCCTCACCGCCCTCTTCCTCGGTCAGTTCCTCCACCGGACAGATCGCGTCGGTGCCGGGAGGAAGCGGCGCGCCCGTGTAGATGCGGACGCACTCGCCGGGGCCGACCTCGCCCGGGTGGGGCTGACCGGCGCGGCTCTCGCCCACGACCCGCAGCCGGACCGGAGCAGCGGGAGAAGCGCCGCGCGAGTCGGCCTCCCGGCAGGCGACGCCGTCGAGTGCACTCTCGGTGGCGCTGGGGTGGCTGGCGAGGGCGGTCAGGTCGGCAGCGAGCGTGCGCCCGAGGGCCGACCGCAGCGGGGCGGTCTCGGCGGACCGGGAGGCCGGGTCAGGGAGCAGCGCCGCGAACAGCCGCCGCGCCTCCTCCACGGAGACGTGCATCGGGTAGGGAGGGGTCACGGCAGCAGGATAGACGCGCTGGGGCGAAGCCGGCCTAGGGCCGCTTGCGCCGGGGCGCGTCGGTAGGTTGCAGGGCCGCCGCTTTGCCTACCTCGGCCCCGACTTGGCGCGCGGCGTCCCAGGCACTGGCTGGCCCACGCTCCTTCAGGGCTTCGCGCTGCGCGAGTTCGGCCTCGCGCTCCTGCGATGTGGGGCCGGGGCGGCTCGGCTGACCGATCAGGGCGAGAAAAAGTTCACGCAGGAAGGTCCACATGGTGCCTCCAGCATCGCCCGTTCCGGCCCCGCATGGGCGAGAAGCCGCTTGGCCGAGGGCTCACGGTGCTTTCCTCGCCCCGGGGACGCTGATGTTCTCACCGCTGCCGGGCATCATGGACGGGTGCGTCTTGTCCTGCTTTCCCTGCTTGTCCTCCTTTCTTCCTGCGGCGGAGAGGCGCGCGGGCTTCAGGTCGGGCGCGTGGCCGGCGGGGGGATGGTCTACACCGTCGCCACCGTGGACCCGGCGCGCGACCGCCTCACCCTGCACTGGCTCAATCCCTCGACAGGCAAACCCTATGCGTCCTTTTCTCAACTCCGCGACCGGCTCGCCAAGGAGGGGCGCACCATGCTCTTCGCCACCAACTCGGGCATCTTCGCGCCGGGTCCCAGGCCGCTCGGGCTGCATGTCGAGGCGGGCAAGACGCTGGTGCGGGTGAACAATGTCGGCCCCGGCAGCAGCAACTTCGCCCTGCTGCCCAATGGGATTTTCTGGCTGAGGGGCACGCGGGCCGGCGTCACCGAAACGGGGGCGTACAAGCGCGCTGACCCCCAACCCGACTACGCCACGCAGTCGGGGCCGCTGCTCGTGCAGGGGGGCAAGTTGCACCCGGCCTTCAACAAGCGCGGCACGAGCTTCAAGGTCCGCAGCGGCGTGGGCGTGTGCGCGGGCGGGCTCGTCAAGTTCGCGGTGAGCGCGGGGCCGGTCAACTTCCATTCCTTCGCCACCTTCTTCCGCGACACGCTCGGCTGCCCCGACGCGCTGTATCTCGACGGCAGCATCAGCGCCTACGCGACGCCCGAAACCAACACGCAGTTCACGGCCTTCGGCGGAATGTGGGTGGTCAGCCGCTGAGCATGACATCTGCGATGATTCGCCCATGTCCATCCTCGTTCTGAACAGCGGCTCGTCCAGCCTGAAATTCGCCCTGCTCGACCCGGAGTCGGGGGAGGTGGGGCTCTCCGGCCTCGCCGAGCGCCTGGGCACCCCCGAGGCGGCGGTGCGGCTGGAACGGGGCGGCGAGCGGCAGACGCGGACGCTGGCAGGCGGCAGCTACGCCGAGGCGTTCGGGGTATTGCTCACCGAACTGGCCGCGTTCGGCCTGCGGGACGCGGTCTCGGCGGTCGGCCACCGGATCGTGCACGGCGGCGAGCGTTTCAGCGCGCCCGTGCGGCTGACCCCGGAGGTGCTGGACGCGGTGCGGGCCTGCATTCCCCTCGCGCCGCTGCACAACCCGGCCAACCTCGCGGGGGTGGAGGCGGCGCAGCGGGCCTTTCCCGAGCTGCCGCACGTGGGTGTCTTCGACACCGCCTTTCACCAGACGATGCCGCCCGTCGCCTACCGCTACGCCGTGCCGGAAGCGTGGTACAGGGAGCACGGGGTGCGGCGCTACGGCTTCCACGGCACGAGTCACGCTTACGTGGCGGAGCGGGCGGCGGAGTTGCTGGGGCGGCCCCTCGCCGAGCTGAGGCTCGTGACCGCGCACCTCGGCAACGGGTCGAGCGTCTGCGCGGTGGACGGCGGAAAATCGGTGGATTCGAGCATGGGCCTCACGCCGCTCGAAGGTCTGGTGATGGGCACCCGCAGCGGCGACCTCGACCCCGGCCTGCACGAGTACGTCGCCGGGCAGACCGGCCTCGCCCTCGGTGGCGTGATGCGGGCGCTGAACAAGGAAAGCGGCCTGCTCGGGCTCTCGGGCCTCACCAACGACATGCGCGAGCTGGAGGCCGCCGCCGAGGGAGGGCATGCGGGCGCGCGGCTCGCCCTCGACGTGTTCGTCTACCGCCTCGCGCGTTACGTCGCGGCGATGGGCGTGGCGCTCGGGCGCATCGACGCCCTCGTCTTCACCGGCGGCATCGGCGAAAACAGCGCCCTGGTGCGCTCGCGCACGCTGGAGCGCCTGGGGCTGCTCGGCTTCGGGGTGGACGAAGCCGCCAACGCCCGCACCGTGCGGGGTGAGGCTGGACACATCAGCGCGCAGGGGCGCGTCCCGGTTCTCGTCGTCCCGACGAACGAGGAGCTGATGATTGCGCGCCAGACGGCGCAGGTGGTGGCAGAGGCCGGTCAGGAATAAGGGCAGAAGCTTCAAGCCTCTGCCCCCTCAAAACGGATCGCTTCAGTTCCGCGTCATCTCCAGCGGCACCACCCACTGCGCGAACTCTTCCTCCGTGACGTACCCGAGGCCCAGCGCCGCGTCCTTCAGGCTGCTGCCTTCCTTATGCGCCTTCTTGGCGATGGCGGCGGCCTTGTCGTAGCCGATGTGCTTGTTCAGGGCCGTGACCTGCATCAGGTTGATGCCGAGGTTGTGCTCGATCCGTTCCAGATTCGGCTCGATGCCCACCGCGCAATTGTCGTTAAAGGCGAGGCTGGCGTCGGAGATCAGGCGGATGCTCTCCAGCACGGCGTGCACCATCACGGGCTTGAACACGTTGAGCTGGAAGTTGCCCTGCGACCCGGCGAAGGCGACGGTGGCGTCGTTGCCGAAGACGCGGGTGGCGACCATCGTCAGCGCCTCGCTTTGCGTGGGATTCACCTTGCCGGGCATGATGCTGGAGCCGGGCTCGTTCTCAGGAATGGTGATCTCGCCGATGCCGTTACGGGGACCGCTCGCCAGCCAGCGCACGTCGTTCGCCATCTTCATCAGCGCCCCGGCGAGGGTCCGCAGCGCTGCACTGGTCTGCACCAGCGCGTCGTGGGCCGAGAGCGCCGCGAACTTGTTCTCCGCCGAGCGGAAGGGAAAGCCCGTCTCGGCCTCGTACTTCCTCGCCGCGAGGTCGCCAAACTGCGGATGCGCGTTCAGGCCGGTGCCCACCGCCGTGCCCCCAATGGCGAGGTCGTAGAGGCCCGTCTCGGCGTGCTTGACCTCCGCCAGCGCGTAGTCGAGCTGTGCGACCCAGCCGCCGATCTCCTGCCCCAGCGTGATGGGCGTGGCGTCTTGCAGGTGGGTGCGGCCCACCTTGACGAGTCCGGCGTGCTCCTCGGCCTTCTGCGCCAGCGTGTCCCGCAGCTTGCCCACCGCGCCGTAGAGCCGCTCGCCCAGTTCCAGCACCACCGCGATGTGCATGGCGGTCGGGAAGGTGTCGTTGGAGCTCTGGCCCCGGTTGACATGGTCGTTGGGGTGGACAGGCTTTTTGCTGCCCATTTCCCCGCCCGCGATCTCGATGGCGCGGTTGGAGATCACCTCGTTCGCGTTCATGTTGCTCTGGGTGCCCGAGCCGGTCTGGAAGACGACGAGCGGGAAGTGGTCGTCGAGCTTGCCCGCGATCACCTCGTCGGCGGCCTGAACGATCAATTCGGCCACGTCCTGCGGCAACTCGCCCAGTTCGGCGTTGGCCTGCGCCGCGCCCTTTTTCAGGATGCCCAGCGCCCGGATGACGGGCCTGCCCCACACGAAGGTGTCGCGCCCGATAGGAAAGTTGTGGATAGAGCGCTCGGTCTGGGCGCCCCAGTAGCGGCTGGCGTCGACCTCCAGCTGGCCCATCGTGTCCGACTCGGTTCGGGTCTTGGTCATAGCAGCTTCAGTTTACGGTGTCTGGTGCCCAGCTTTACGGAATATTCGCAGCCCCAGCCACAGCCGCCAGAGCCACAAGACGCCGAAGACCCCGAGCAGGCCAAGTCCCAGCGCGTCACCCCACTTCTCCGGCATTTGCCACAGCGTGAGCCCCAGCAACATGACCAGGCTGCTCCACCCGCTCAGCAGCCAGGCGGCCAGCACCCGCGACACGCCCCCCAGCCGCAGCCCCGCGACGAGTAACCAGCGCAGGGTCGGCACAGCGAACGCCACCGCCAACAGGCTCAGGACCGCCACGCTGGGCGTAAAAAACCCGCGCAGCAGGGTGAACATGAGTGGGAGCACGATAGCCATACCGGAGCGTCCCCACTCGCCTTCCTCGAACACCGCACGCCGCCAGCCCGCCGCGCTCAGGGCGTAGCCGGGGTGCAGCAGCTCCGCGTCCCTGACAGTCAGGTGGGCCTTGCAATAAGCGTCATTGGCGGCGTGCGGATCGCCCCATTCTCGCAAGGCGGCTTCGGCGGTTTCGCCTGCCCTCAGCGCGTCTTCCAGGTGGGCCAGATGCTCGGCCCGTATCCGCGTCGCCGCTTCCGGCGCGAGTTTGTGCGTTGCAATCTCCAGCCAGTGCTCGGGCGTCATCGGTGCCGAACGCGGGAGCAGCGTCCAGGCCACCGTCAGCTCCCCCCCAGAACGGCGTCCATCGCCCGC is a window of Deinococcus reticulitermitis DNA encoding:
- a CDS encoding secondary thiamine-phosphate synthase enzyme YjbQ, with translation MWAQHLLTLPPKPRGFHLITREVVAAVPELPEIHAGLLHVFLQHTSASLTVSENASPDVRRDFERYFDRAVPDGWADFEHTLEGPDDMAAHIKASVLGAAMSLPVRQGQLALGTWQGIYLCEHRGRGGPRRLVLTLQGAG
- a CDS encoding endo alpha-1,4 polygalactosaminidase, with the protein product MCPRRLMPVLLVSAALLTGCDRADPAPPVAGALTPAPTAPAETLPSAPGADTLQAEAIAPVSTGPHLPPAGRVGWMWLRPGEQLGLDQLPDDVTLIGLDGLSTKPAQVAALKERGIYTICRLNLTTFDSQSPDADLFTPQMRRSGAGLDLGQATRPGSALGVLLTRRLGACVVRGFDAVDPGDLGGAGRTEDARARQQRLNFAGWLADQAHAAGLAILQHGALSDQGQRDEHGRVLADIFDGALSKNCQAEESCGALIAYVNRGKLALDLAAPGTGLDCQSAERLGINQLGAGSSVVRRCD
- the glp gene encoding gephyrin-like molybdotransferase Glp, whose amino-acid sequence is MHVSVEEARRLFAALLPDPASRSAETAPLRSALGRTLAADLTALASHPSATESALDGVACREADSRGASPAAPVRLRVVGESRAGQPHPGEVGPGECVRIYTGAPLPPGTDAICPVEELTEEEGGEAVALRRPASPNDVRPEGGDFRAGETVLRAGGRLNPARLALAAALGHAEVPVRRRWRVALLATGDELVTPGAGPLAPGQVYDSNSVGLWAGLTEAGCEVLDLGRAPDSPAGLRARLDAAGGADLLLTSGGVSMGRYDFMRDLLLGEGEVSFWKVRMRPGGPALCGRWGSLPVFGLPGNPVSSLVVFRVIVRPVLTGEALPTVRARALTPFRRLSDKAAFWRAVLEPDGGVRHYGQQGSGVLRSLSEANALVVVPAGEGQVKEGDELEAVPLL
- a CDS encoding phosphodiester glycosidase family protein; its protein translation is MRLVLLSLLVLLSSCGGEARGLQVGRVAGGGMVYTVATVDPARDRLTLHWLNPSTGKPYASFSQLRDRLAKEGRTMLFATNSGIFAPGPRPLGLHVEAGKTLVRVNNVGPGSSNFALLPNGIFWLRGTRAGVTETGAYKRADPQPDYATQSGPLLVQGGKLHPAFNKRGTSFKVRSGVGVCAGGLVKFAVSAGPVNFHSFATFFRDTLGCPDALYLDGSISAYATPETNTQFTAFGGMWVVSR
- a CDS encoding acetate kinase → MSILVLNSGSSSLKFALLDPESGEVGLSGLAERLGTPEAAVRLERGGERQTRTLAGGSYAEAFGVLLTELAAFGLRDAVSAVGHRIVHGGERFSAPVRLTPEVLDAVRACIPLAPLHNPANLAGVEAAQRAFPELPHVGVFDTAFHQTMPPVAYRYAVPEAWYREHGVRRYGFHGTSHAYVAERAAELLGRPLAELRLVTAHLGNGSSVCAVDGGKSVDSSMGLTPLEGLVMGTRSGDLDPGLHEYVAGQTGLALGGVMRALNKESGLLGLSGLTNDMRELEAAAEGGHAGARLALDVFVYRLARYVAAMGVALGRIDALVFTGGIGENSALVRSRTLERLGLLGFGVDEAANARTVRGEAGHISAQGRVPVLVVPTNEELMIARQTAQVVAEAGQE
- the fumC gene encoding class II fumarate hydratase, which encodes MTKTRTESDTMGQLEVDASRYWGAQTERSIHNFPIGRDTFVWGRPVIRALGILKKGAAQANAELGELPQDVAELIVQAADEVIAGKLDDHFPLVVFQTGSGTQSNMNANEVISNRAIEIAGGEMGSKKPVHPNDHVNRGQSSNDTFPTAMHIAVVLELGERLYGAVGKLRDTLAQKAEEHAGLVKVGRTHLQDATPITLGQEIGGWVAQLDYALAEVKHAETGLYDLAIGGTAVGTGLNAHPQFGDLAARKYEAETGFPFRSAENKFAALSAHDALVQTSAALRTLAGALMKMANDVRWLASGPRNGIGEITIPENEPGSSIMPGKVNPTQSEALTMVATRVFGNDATVAFAGSQGNFQLNVFKPVMVHAVLESIRLISDASLAFNDNCAVGIEPNLERIEHNLGINLMQVTALNKHIGYDKAAAIAKKAHKEGSSLKDAALGLGYVTEEEFAQWVVPLEMTRN